A DNA window from Mytilus edulis chromosome 14, xbMytEdul2.2, whole genome shotgun sequence contains the following coding sequences:
- the LOC139504091 gene encoding uncharacterized protein → MSLGKNQAGVKTVQSLLAAKKPGGNKDQQEKPPKQDKRTHSDVSEESIDNTDIMSIHSDLKDIKKSLQDTVIKSDLESLVKQSDLKELVTSIVSQLLNTLKDSITAKFNSKLREKTGQLQDNVDSLNLENHLLKEKLREKEIKIKELDEKVEDCNLRSVDALKSANYNEQYSRKHNIRIVNYPEKNNED, encoded by the coding sequence ATGTCTCTAGGCAAAAACCAGGCAGGTGTTAAGACTGTACAATCATTGTTAGCTGCCAAAAAACCTGGAGGCAACAAAGATCAACAAGAAAAACCACCAAAGCAAGACAAACGAACCCATTCAGATGTGTCTGAGGAAAGTATTGACAACACTGACATTATGAGCATTCACTCAGAcctaaaagatattaaaaaatcccTTCAGGACACAGTGATCAAATCTGATTTAGAGTCGTTAGTCAAACAAAGTGACTTAAAAGAACTTGTTACAAGTATTGTTAGTCAATTATTGAATACACTAAAAGATTCTATCACTGCAAAATTCAATAGTAAGTTAAGAGAAAAAACAGGACAGTTGCAAGACAATGTTGATTCTCTAAACTTGGAAAATCACCTTCTGAAGGAGAAACTAAGGGAGAAAGAAATTAAGATAAAGGAGTTGGATGAAAAAGTGGAGGATTGTAATTTAAGAAGTGTGGATGCTTTGAAATCTGCAAATTACAATGAGCAGTATTCAAGGAAGCACAACATTCGCATTGTGAACTATCCAGAAAAAAACAATGAAGATTAA